The sequence CATACGATTCTCATGACTGTCGTGCAGTTCATATACAGAGCTGAATGTTTATCTTTACTGTTCACCTATCTCACACACAGACACGTATCTTTCGTTGATTGTCCCGGTCACGATATTCTGATGGCTACCATGTTGACAGGTGCAGCCGTTAGTGAGTATTACCATTCTTCAATAGCTGAATGATAACGTCAGCACGGAGACATACTGACTTGTCATTTTCACTCGTAGTGAACGGTGCTCTCCTCCTTATCGCAGGAAACGAATCATGTCCTCAACCACAAACAGGTGAACATCTAGCTGCCTTGGAAATTATCGGTGTCGACCCAAAAAACATTGTTATCCTACAGAACAAGATGGATTTAGTCAGAGAGAGTGAAGCTATGGAGCACTGTGAGAGTATCAAGAAGtttgttgagggtgagtcagctttgtaCATCGCTTCTTCCCCCAGTAGGAGTTGTTAGCTGAATATCAATTTGTGAACAGGTACAACTGCCCGACTCGCCCCTATTATCCCAGTATCCGCTCAGCTGAAATTCAACATCGATGCTGTCGTACAAGCCATCACCAACATCGCTCCGCCAAATTATGATTTCACTGCTGACCCACGAATGGTCGTCATTCGTTCGTTCGATGTTAACAAGCCTGGTGCTGGGGTGGACGAGTTGAAGGGCGGTGTTGCTGGTGGTTCTATCTTACAGGGTGTATTCAAGGTGAGTGCTTGCGGCTTCACCTCACTCAACCCTGTCTTCTCTTGTCTTCATACATGATCATATCTGTATAATGTTATCAAGCATAGGATCGCTGATATGAGGTATTGCATAGGTCGGCCAAGAAGTCGAGATCCGACCAGGACTGATCACGAGAGATCAAAATGGTGTCTGCACCTGTCGACCACTGAGGTCACGAATTGTTTCCTTGCACGCCGAGCAGAACCACTTGCAGTTCGCCGTACCTGGTGGTTTGATCGGTGTTGGTACTTTGGTGGATCCCGCGCTTTGTCGAGCAGATAGGTTGTTGGGTATGGTCATGAGTTCAGTTGGGAAAGGACCATCGATCTATACTGAGATCAAGGCTGAGGGTGGGTCATAGATCAGTGTCAGGTGTGATCGTGCCATGCTGACCCTAAATGACCATTCGTAGTGTTCCTGCTCAGAAGATTGTTAGGTGTAAAAACAGACGACAGCAAAAAAGCCAAAGTATCCAAATTGGTTGTTGGTGAGACATTGTTCGTCAACATAGGAGCTTCTCAGACTGGTGGTAGGATCATGGCTGTCAAGGGTGGGGACGTCACGATAGCGTTGACTACTCCTGCATGTAccgagaagggagagaagattGCGTTGTCGAGGAGAATCGATAAACATTGGAGATTGATTGGTTGGGGTAAAGTTAGGTCGGGTGGTACTTTGGCTGAGGTTGTTGATCAAGATTAGGTTGTGGAGTGAGCgttttgttgttgttgaggaggaggcatGTGTAGATATTCATTTGAGAGATGAAGGCATATATATGTTAATTATGATGCATTTGATATAAAATCATACTCTATTTCATGTACTTGTATCCGGTTATGACGCCACATCCGGTATGTCACGCTCACTTAACAgcaatcatcaacaatcaagGTGAATCTGATCGCGTACACTTGTCGAGTGTCGATGATAACTAACATCAACtcgccttcttctttgcTTCTTTTGCTTCTTTTGCATCAACACATAGAGTCAGATAACAATTTCGTATCGGTCGGATCTGTCAATTTAAGTTGCAGTCAAACGCTACAACATGACGAGTGTCCCACCACCATATTCATCGAGGGATcatgctcaaggtgagtggtaCTGTATGATGGTCATGGCGTATCGGTCATCCGTGCTGATGAGTATAACTTACTTTGTACAATGTGTTGTTCTCCACTATCATGTATCTCCATTCCACGAAACCGACCACCATGTCTACTCCCCCCCCACCGCATTACACCCTAACCCACCGACCCCACCTCGCAGTTCAAGCTGTCCCTCCCGccgcttcttcatcttccacccccgCCGCTCCATCAACATCGGGACATGAGTTCCAAGAGACCACCTCGGTATGTCtcgagtggaggttgacGGGGTTGAAGACTATGTATGAGAGTACGAGGGGTGAACAGAAGTCGTGAGTCTGACTTGTAcagatcaaccatcatcatcttcatcatcacccagTGTATGTTTCTCtaagagagaggaggagagagtaCAGGGAAGCTGATGTGTATGGCTGGACTATTCAGCAAATGTATCAAATCGGCTGTCTTTGGAGATGCAGATAATCTGTGGGAAGTACTTTGGTACCCTAATGCGGGGACTTCGACTCAGACGGCTGGTGATCATGTTAGCTTGTATCTGTCTTGTGTGGTGAGTACTTAGCTCTATCTTCCTTATTTTTTTCGACCTTTGGTTCAATACACCGTATATCTGTATCATATCAACCATTCATGATGAGACGGTATAACGATATCTGTGAGCTGACTATATCCAATCGTAATCGTGCATAGCCTACAGCGCAAGAACGCGATTCCTCCATCCAGAACAAATGGGTCCGCAAGGGACTATGGTGGTTCAAATTTGAGATCCGACCTATCCCCTCCCCCGGCGACGCCACTCGTCCAACAGGACCAAGTACGAATAACAATCGCAACACCCCTCAAACGGAGGCACTAGCTTCAAAGGACGCATCGGATCATACCTTCGCGGTGAAAACTGCTAATTGGGGGTGGCAGGCTTTTGCGAAACGAGATGCGTTGTTCCAACATCCCAGTGTATTACAGACGGACAGTTGCATGATCATCTGTACAATTCAGGCTCAACCGCAGGCTCCGGCTGGAGTCTGGTTGGGAGTGGGGCTACAACCGGCCATCAATACTGGTGGCGGTAGGACGGTTAGTGGCGGTGGGCTTAGCGCTTGGTCTACCTCTGATGGGTCTGCTGGAGGAGTAGCTGGAGGGACGTCTGCTGCTGGGGGGATTAGAAGGGTCGTACCTAAGGAATTGGTTAGTAGTGTTGGTTCGTTGTTGGATGATCCGCGTGAGTGATGGCGGTAATGTCAATTCTTCCGTGAGACATCGTATGTTGACTAGATCGACGATGTAGTGTACTCCGATGTTGAGTTTGTCATACCCTCTCGGAGGGGCTCGAGAGCCACGCCCAGAAGTATCTTCGCCAGTAAGAAGCTGCTGAGACGATGCGATTATTTCAATGCGATGTTCCATGGTGGGTTCAAGGAAGTCGAAGGGACGTACGAAGAGGTGAGTAGGACCGTGTCATCGCTCATCACTTTCCTGAAATCCTTCGATACTGACATCTTCTATCTGTTTTGGTGTAGTACGAATCAGACGACGATATCTCGGTGCTATCAGATTCAGAcatggatgaggagatgataCTTGAAGATGTCTCGTCGTACAGTGGAGATGCTCATTCACATATTCAATCGGGATCTATCATTGCTCCTGAACGTGAGCGTGAGCGCGATATGCATCTTACAACGACAACTAGTCGAAATTCCTCAATTAGGAGaccatcaatctcagcaGATAGGGAacgaagggaagatgatacGTCCACTAGCAGTTCTTCTGAGGCTATACCTCATGAGAATACAGGTACcaaggacgaagaggttgGGAACGTCACTATAGAATCTGAAGAGGGGCATCAATTGAAAATCGAGGAGAAAGAACAAAAGAAAGAACCCAGTCTTATCAGCAGTACGAATACCAAAAGAAGCTCGAAGCCTTCTATTACTGGGAGTAGAAGCAAATTATCGAAAGTCGCCATTGGACCAAAGAAGACTAGAGTGGTGATTCGAGATGCAGCTTGGAGTACATGGTGGAATGTCTTGTATTGGGTAGGTACGAGTATACGGCATCCCAACtttcatagctgatatgggaTTGTTAGATCTACACCGACATAATCTATTTCGCcccactatcatcatcattcgaaCATCAAATTCCCCGTCGaacatccacctcaacagtAAATGCAAGTTCCAACCTCCCCAGCAGCTCGACCGCTCCTGATGCTGAGAACCCCAGAAGTCGATCAGAATGGATCCAAAGATGGATGTACGAGCGAGATATCGACTCGCCCCCTCACCCTCTTGTTTCTTTGtacgatgaagacgaggaggatgaagaggaggagagttACGTTCTGGGACCTAGACCTGTATCTGCCAAGGCTGTTTATAGGTTGGCTGACAAGTTGGACCTGCCCGCTTTGAAATTGCGGGCGTTCCAGCATATATGCGCGGGGTTGACGGCGGGTAATGTCCCGGCTGAGGTGTTTAGTAGGTTTAGTAGTACCtatgaggatgtgaggaaggtgagttggtgtttcctctctctctttccgCTCCTTCTCAAAGCGGATATCCAAGATAAAACTATCGCGGACGtattgaagaagaacagTGGCGGTATATgaacgatgctgatgtcGTATCTAATGTGATTTAGGTCCAAGTTGCTTTCTTCCTTAAACACTGGTCCGAAATTAAGAAATCGGAAACTATGACTCAGATCTGGCAGCAGATCAGGAATGGTAAACATGTTGGATTTGAGGAGGGTGGGTCGACCGTTACTCGCTTCACCAGATATAGCATGTGAGGACCGTGCTGATACTTGTTTTGTGTGATTGCAGTTTGGCCATTGATTGTTAGTCAGTTGGATTTCAGACCTGCCACTTGAAGTCCGATTCCTGGTTGAGCGGAAGCGGAACAACGATGGATTACGAATtacgaggaggatggagggttgtTGTTTGGTTTACGAGATGAATCGGATCTTACTTTGTGTAGCTAATAATATTCTgtctgttctgttctgttctgttctgtgTAAATTGATATATGCGATATGAAACATGTAAGTAGTATGATATCATATATGCTATGTCTTCACCTGATAAACCTCTGACTTTCAgattgcattgcattgcattgcattggGATGATTAGATTGAATTGGATGTAATGCCTGCGTCAAGTGCTATCATACCCGATAATATCCTATACATACTTCATACCTCACACCTAATAACTAACCTAGAAGTTGATGGGTTTGTCGTAAGATGCCAAGGCGGCTTCCTTGAAGGCTGTGATACGAGCACATAGCATATCAGCATGAGAATTAACAACGAAGAAAGAAGTGAAACggtcgactcaccctccgaTAATGTAGGATGAGCGTGACATGTTCTAGCGATATCTTCAGCAGAGGCTTTGTACTCTAGTGCTAATGTGGCAGAGGCGATCATTTCACCGGCGTTGGGACCTACCATCATGCAGCAAAAGATTAGCAATAAGTCTTGGATGATTGTAGTGTAGTGTAGGGGCTCACCTATGATATGTACACCGAGGACTTGGTCGGTCTCCTTCTCGACGATCTGACAAGATATGACGTGGTCAGCTCTGCACTACCCTGAACCTAAGCTTCGAGGCGAGAGTAGGAAAGCAAAGGGACATACGAATTTAACGAAACCACTACAACACAGGGAAAAAACCAAGTCAGTAAAGTCGCAACAGTGTTTGTTTGCcaatccactcactcagcaTCTTGGTTGGTCTTCGCTCGAGAGTTGGCAGCGAATGGGTATTTTCCAATCTTGTAAGCTACACCGGCGGCCTTGAGCTCCTCCTCGTTCTTTCCTACCCAGGCTACTTCGGGGTGAGTGTAGACTACTGAGGGGATGGCATCGTAGTTTACGTGTCCGTGGCCTGTCTTGATGATTTCGACGGCGGCGATACCTGGCAAACACCCGGGAGAATTAGCATTGTCCAGTTATCTTCGAGAAGCGGAATGATCTGGAGTGATATTCGAGAGGatctactcaccctcctcttcagcctTGTGAGCCAACATGGGACCGAAAGTGACATCACCGATACATTTCACACCCTTGGCAGAGGTGTTGAATTGGTCGTCAATGACGATTCGGCCTCTCTTGTCGGTCTCTACTCCGATAGCTTCGAGGTTGAGGCCCTTGGTGACGGGTCGTCGACCAATAGCGACAAGGACGACATCGGCTTCGAGCTAATTTCACATCACGAATTAGCTAGAGCTATACATACGATTTGAGCCCAGTAATATGAgcgagaagggagggaggggacactcacagtctcctcctTACCACCTTTAGCGGCGTCAACCTTGAGGCTGACGGTGTCACCCTTTCGTTCACCGCTGACGACTTTGGTGTTGAGCTTGAATTTGAATCCTTGCTTTTGGAGGATCTTTTGGAATTGTTTACTACGTTAAGGGCAGAAAATATTTAGCATGTGCTAGATAAGCAGCTATGTGGGAACAACGCTACATGCACAGAAACAGATTACTCACCCAACTTCACCGTCCATACCAGCACCGACAGCACCGAGGTACTCGACGACGGTAACTTCAGCACCCAATCTTGACCATACGGAACCCAATTCGAGACCGATGATACCACCACCGATGACGACCATCTGGGGTGAGCAACGATGTCAGTATTTGTTATCAGACGATTCGCAGGAGATATTTGTCATCGACTGCCTAGGCCATCTCCAGTaaaacccaactcaccttcttagGAACCTCCTTCAACTCAAGCGCACCAGTAGAAGAAACgatcctctcctcatcaatctcgaTACCAGGGAACGGCGTGACCTCCGACCCAGTAGCGATAATCACGTTCTTGGCCTCCACTTGGGTCTCGCCGCCTTCCAACAGGTTCACATTGATCTTCGAGGGGGAAGCGAAGGAAGCTTCTCCCTTGATGTAATCTACGCCGTTCTTCTTGAAGAGATAGGTCTCGATACCTCCTGTCAAGGCTTTGACGGAGGATTGCTTGGCGGCCAACATCTTGGGTaggttgagcttgacgtCGGTGACGTCGATTCCTCGGTTCTTGAGGTCGTGTTGCGTTTGGTGGTAGATGTGCGAGTTGTTCAACCTGCAGATCAGAGATTGGAATTTCAGCTAGGTCATCAAAAGAACCTAGATGCACGATGTTCATTGCTCTGTTCCCAAGGTACTTCACGAATCTTGGAGAGAACATATAGCTCGATTTCCTTGGagagacaaactcacatagCCTTAGATGGGATACATCCGACGTTCAAACATGTTCCTCCTAATGATCCTCGCTTCTCGATACAGGCGGTCTATCAAAGCATGAGATGAGTCAGCGGCCAGTCTATACCATCTCTTTACTCTGCATTGCATGTTGTCTCCTCAGCCAGTCTGACAAAGCAAGGGTGAGGAAGAGTAAGATCGAGATGACCATTTCACTTCTTGCCACCACCAGTGTGCAGATCCCCTTTCTCGTTATAATCACACCATTCTCGCgctaccttcctcctcctaaatattcttctcctccttgctCAGAGACAATGAAGTACGATCGACCTCTCACCCACCTTGAAACCCAACTGAGCAGCCTTGATAGCAGCTACATAACCACCAGGTCCACCACCAATGACC comes from Kwoniella bestiolae CBS 10118 chromosome 1, complete sequence and encodes:
- a CDS encoding dihydrolipoyl dehydrogenase — translated: MLSRQPFAQNLLRPLSKPSSSFSRSSTLPRLTFLQSRGLATSSDPYDVVVIGGGPGGYVAAIKAAQLGFKTACIEKRGSLGGTCLNVGCIPSKAMLNNSHIYHQTQHDLKNRGIDVTDVKLNLPKMLAAKQSSVKALTGGIETYLFKKNGVDYIKGEASFASPSKINVNLLEGGETQVEAKNVIIATGSEVTPFPGIEIDEERIVSSTGALELKEVPKKMVVIGGGIIGLELGSVWSRLGAEVTVVEYLGAVGAGMDGEVGKQFQKILQKQGFKFKLNTKVVSGERKGDTVSLKVDAAKGGKEETLEADVVLVAIGRRPVTKGLNLEAIGVETDKRGRIVIDDQFNTSAKGVKCIGDVTFGPMLAHKAEEEGIAAVEIIKTGHGHVNYDAIPSVVYTHPEVAWVGKNEEELKAAGVAYKIGKYPFAANSRAKTNQDADGFVKFIVEKETDQVLGVHIIGPNAGEMIASATLALEYKASAEDIARTCHAHPTLSEAFKEAALASYDKPINF